Genomic DNA from Gemmatimonadota bacterium:
CGTCCCGTGGTGGACCACGAACTGGCCGGAGTCGAGGTCGGCCAGGCCGGCCGGGTTGGCAAAAACGGCGTCCGCCGAAGAAAGCGCCGTCAGCGCCCGCCCCAGCGCCACAGACCGCGCCCCAACCGGGAGCAACAGGATCCCGCAGCACTCGTGGGCGCTCGCCTCGATCCCGCCGCCCGCCGTCGGCGGGCTCCCGACATCCTGCGCGTCGGCGGCCGTCGGGCCAAGCAGCGCCAACCAAACCAGCAGCGAGATCCTCGCGGCACTCGCCCACCAGGATGCGGTAACACCGCCGGGATTCGGGCGAGACGGCTCAGAGGGGCTTCGCCTCATCGATGAGCATGATCGGAATGTCCTCCCGGACCTCGTAACGGAGCCGGCAGACGTGGCAGATCAGCTCATCCTCGTCGGGCCGATACTCCAGGTCTCCCTTGCACTTGGGGCAGACCAGGATCTCAAGCAGCTCATTGTCCAGCATCATCCACTCTCCCCCTCCCGGCACCGTGTCAGACTTCGCCCTGCGGCGTCCGGGTAGGAACCGGGTAGCCTAGATACCGCAATGCACTCGGTTTGTGCCGCCAGCGAGGCAGCGGCTTGACCCACAGATCCAGATAAATCCTGCGGCTCAGGAACTCCTCGATCTTGCGGCGCGCCCGCTGACCTAACTTCCTGATTCCCGTACCCTGCCGGCCGATCACGATGGCCTTCTGGCTCGGCCGCTCCACGAAGATCGTGGCCCGAACGTACAGGGGATCGCTCGCCTCCCGGAATTCCTCGATCCGCACCACCGTCGAATAGGGGATTTCCTCCTCGTACTCCTCGAAGATCGTCTCGCGCACCAGCTCGGCCACGAAGAAACGCACCGGCTGCACGGCGACTTCGTCCGGCGGGTAGAGGAAGGGTGAGGCAGGGAGCGCCTCGATCAGCGCCCGACGCAACTCCGCCAAGCCGTCCCCACGCGCTGCCGAGACCAGGAACGCCTCCCTGCCCAGCTCGCGGCGCCCCCAATCGAGCAGCCGCCCCACGGCCTCCGGCCTCGCGGCATCCACCTTGTTGATGGCCAGCAGCAACGGGGAACGGCGACGCAGCAACTCCAACGTGCGGGGGTCCGGCAGGGTGTCTTCCGGGCGCAGTGCGTCTAGCAGGAGCAGCACCACGTCCGACTCCTGCGCCGCCGCCAGCGCGGCCTGCACCATGGACTCTTGCAGCAGGTACTGCGGTTCGAGCAGCCCAGGCGTGTCGACAAAGACGAGCTGGGCGGCCTCGTCGCTGTAGAGGCCCATCACGCGCTCGCGCGTCGTCTGCGCTCGCGGCGTGACAATGCTCAGCTTCTCTCCCGTCAAACCATTCAGCAGTGTGGACTTGCCGACGTTCGGCCGCCCCACCAGCGCGACGTAACCTGCGCGAGTCGATCCTGCCCCCTCGGCTCGCCCCGGCGCCTCCGACATGGCGGCCAATGTAAATCCGGCAGCCGCACCCAGCAAGCAACGAGAGACAAAGAGACACGGGCACGCGGAGCCGCGCGGACGCAGAGGCGCGAGCACGCAGGGAAACGGCCTTAGGTGCGTGCGCTGCGTGGCCGCGTCGCTGCGTCTCACCATTCGAGCGCCGGAAGCACGAAACCCCCGATCCTCGAGTGAGGACCGGGGGTTCGCGTCAGAGAATAGGCCGGCAGCGACGTACTCTCCCACCCGGTCTCCCGGGCAGTACCATCCGCGCGGCGGGGCTTAACTTCCGTGTTCGGGATGGGAACGGGTGTGGCCCCCGCGCCATGGCCGCCGGCCACCGCTTCTGGCCTTAAGGAAAAACAGAATGTTGGGGGAGGCGAGCGCGCTTCGGCTAGCGGGAGGTGAGGCCGGCCACTGAGGAATTCTGGCCAAGCCGCTCGGGCGATTAGTACGGCTCGGCTGAGGCGGTTGCCCGCCTTGCACCTGCCGCCTATCCACGTCCTAGTCTCGAACGGCCCTTCTGTCCGGCACTCAGTCGCCTGAGTGCCGGAGGGAGCGCTGGTCTTGGGGGAGGCTTCCCGCTTAGATGCTTTCAGCGGTTCTCCCGTCCCGACGTGGCTACCCGGCACTGCCCTGGGCAGGACAGCCGGCACACCAGAGGTCGGTCCATCCCGGTCCTCTCGTACTGGGGACGGCTCCCCGCAGCGCTCCTGCGCCCGCGACGGATACAGACCGAACTGTCTCACGACGTTCTAAACCCAGCTC
This window encodes:
- a CDS encoding Trm112 family protein, which produces MMLDNELLEILVCPKCKGDLEYRPDEDELICHVCRLRYEVREDIPIMLIDEAKPL
- the era gene encoding GTPase Era is translated as MSEAPGRAEGAGSTRAGYVALVGRPNVGKSTLLNGLTGEKLSIVTPRAQTTRERVMGLYSDEAAQLVFVDTPGLLEPQYLLQESMVQAALAAAQESDVVLLLLDALRPEDTLPDPRTLELLRRRSPLLLAINKVDAARPEAVGRLLDWGRRELGREAFLVSAARGDGLAELRRALIEALPASPFLYPPDEVAVQPVRFFVAELVRETIFEEYEEEIPYSTVVRIEEFREASDPLYVRATIFVERPSQKAIVIGRQGTGIRKLGQRARRKIEEFLSRRIYLDLWVKPLPRWRHKPSALRYLGYPVPTRTPQGEV